TGGAGGCGAACCTGACCGCGATGGGCTAAAAAGAGCAGTCCGAGGAACGTCTCGACGCGGGTCCCGCCGGCGGTGTCGACCTCGCGGTACAGCACCTCCTCGCGGCCTTGGTCGTACTGCTCGCGGACGGCGTCGTGGACGTCGGCGATGATGTCGTCGATATTCTCGGCGTGGGCCGTCCCGGTCACGTCGGCCGCCGACGGTTCCTCGTCCAGTCGCATGTCGTCGGCCCCACGATAGTCGAGTTCCTGTGTTCCGCGGTCGAACCCGCTCGGGGAGTCACTGGTGTCATACTCGCGAGACTCCTTCCACCACGATTCACGCTCGGCGTCCCGGAGGTCCCGGACCAGTTCGTCGAGCGTCTGTGGCATCCCGCGGGCGCGACGGCGTTCGAGCCGGCGGTCCATCTCCGACTCCAGCGCGGCGAACGGGTCCGGCTCCTCGATAGGGGCGTCCTCGTGCATCGCCTGCTCCCATGGTTCGGCCGGTTCCTCCTCGGTCTCGCCCTCGCCGAGCATCGCGTCGCTTTTCATCCGAATCAGGACGCTCGCGTAGAACAGCGCCCGGCCCGACGTGCGCAGGTCCGCATCGTCGATTCGGTCGAGGAACTTGTCGGTGACCCGCACCACATCGATATCCCACGGGTCGATCTCGCCGTCGTCCGCGAGCTGGACCAGCACCTCGACCGGTTCGACGTCCTCGTCGTCGCTGTCGTCGGCAGTCGCCTCGCCTTCGACACTGTCCCGCTCCGTCATGCCGCCACTCGGGTCTGGATCGTCGCCCAATAGTGCCGCTGCATCGCCCGACTCACCGGGCGGCTCGCGGTCCTCGTGGCCGGTGATGTTCAGGGGGATGTCATCCGCCTGATCGTCCGTCTTTTCATCGTCTCGCGGCTCCCCGCGGTCGCCGCTCGACTGTTCCGAGCCGCGTGGCGACTCGCTAGTCATCAGCCGGAACCTCCTCGTCACCGTCACCATCACCGCTGAGGTCGATGCCAGTAACCGCACTCACGTTGTCGCCCTGCATCATCACGCCGATGGCCCGTTCGGACCGTTCGAGCATGGCCGAGCGGTGCGAGACGACGACGAACTGGGCGTCCCCGGCGAGTTCATCGACTAGTTCGCCGACGAGGTCGGCGTTGGCCGCGTCGAGGAAGGCGTCGACCTCGTCCAGCGCGTAGAACGGCGCGGGGTTGTGCCGCTGGATGGCGAAGATGAACGCCAGCGCCGTCAGCGACTTCTCGCCGCCAGACATCGCGTTCAGCCGCTGGATCGGCTTGTCGCCCGGCTGGGCCTTCATCGTCAGCCCGCCCTCGAAGGGGTCGTCCTCGTCTTCGAGGTGAAGGTGGCCGGTACCGTTCGAGAGCCGCTCGAAGATGTTCTGGAACTGGTCGTTGATCTCCGTGTACGACTCCATGAACGTCTCCTTCTTGCGGGCCTCGTAGGTGTCGATGCGCTCCCGGATACCGTCGGCCTCCTCGACGAGCGTCGCCTTCTTGTCTTCGAGTTCCTGCAGGTCGTCGTCGACGCGGTCGTACTCCTCGATGGCGCGCATGTTGACCGGCTCTAACTTCTCCATTTCCGTTTCCAGCCGGTCGATCTCCTGTTCGACCGTCTCGTGGTCGGGCACGTCCTCGGGGTCGTAGTCGCCGACCTGCGCTTCGAGTTCGTCGATTTCCCACTCCAGACGCTCCTGAGTCTCCTGCTCGGATTCGAGGTCCCGCTCGATTTCAGAGACCGCGGCCTGTTGCTCGTCCCGAGCTTCCTTTGCCTCCTGCAGGTCGGCTTTCAGGTCCTCGCGTTCGGACTTGAGTTCGGCCAGCTCCTCTTCGAGGTCGGCGACTGCCTGCTCCTTCTCGGCCTGCAGTTCCTGTTTCTCGGCGACCTTTGTTTCGAGGGCGTCGATGCGTTCCTCGTGTTCTGCCTTGCGGTTCTGGGCCGCCTCGATGTCGTCGTGGAGGTCCTCGATAGCCTCCTCTGCGTACTGTTTTTCGAGTTCGTACTCGTTGAGTTCGGCGTCGAGTTCGTCCTGACGGTCTTCGAGCGCGTCGATGTCGTCCTTGATGGATTCGCGCTGGTCAGTCAGGTCCGGCAGCTCCGAATCTTCAACCTCGGCTTCGAGGTCGTCAATGTCGCTCTGGAGCGCGTCGATCTCCTCGTTTTTGGCCTCGATGTCGGCCTCCAGTTCGTCCATCTGGTCGGCCACGTCCTCGCGCTCCGCGGCGATCTCTTCGAGGTCGGCTTCCAGCTGTTCGATGCGGTCACGTGTGTCTTCGAGGGCGCTCTGCTTGCGTTCGATACTCGTCTCGATATCGCGGACCTGCTCGGTCGCGTCGGACTCGCGGTCGCGGGCGTCGTCTAAGCGCTCCTCCACGTCCCGCAGGTCCTCTCGCACATCCGCCCGCTCGTCTTCGAGTTCGTTGATGCGCGTGGCGACCCGTTCGAGCTTGCCAGCGCCGCCCGAGAAGGAGTAGCGCGTGCCCGACGAGGAGCCGCCGGTCATTGCGCCCGATTTCTCGACGAGGTCGCCGTCGAGGGTGACCATCCGGTAGTCACCCATCAGGTCGCGAGCGGTGTCCATGCTGTCGACGACGACGGTGTCGCCGAGCACGTACGAGAAGATGCCCGCGTACTCGCGGTCGAAGTCCACGAGATTGTACGCGAAGTCGATGACACCGTCGGCGCTTGGCAGCGAGCCCAGCGAGCGGTTCTGCATCTGTGTAATCGGCAGGAACGTCGCCCGGCCGGCGCTGCGTGATTTGAGGTACTCGATACAGCGCTGGCCCACGTTGTCGTCATCGACGACGACGTGAGCGAGTCGCCCGCCCGCCGCCGTCTCACAGGCGGTGGCGTACTCGGGGTCGACGCCGCCGAGTTGCCCGACCGTGCCGTGGACGCCGTCCTGTCCGGCGTTCAGAATCGCCGTCACCGCGCGGCCGTACGACGAGTCACCGTCCTCGCCGGCCTTCGCCTCTAGCTGGGCGTACTCCTGCTGTTTCGCGCTGATTTCGTCTTCGAGGTCGTCTAAGTCCGACTGGAGTTCGCGCTTCTCCGCGCGCAGGTCGTCGACGACCTCGCCGATGGTCGCTTTGTTCTTCTCGGCTTTCTCCAGTTCCGTCTGTAGGTCCTCGATGTCGGCTTCGAGGTCGGGAATCTCAGCCTCGGCGTCCTCGATGGCTTCGCGCTTCTCGTCCTCGGCGTTCGAGCGCCGGCGAGCCTCGTCGAGCAGGCGGTCCTGCTCGCGCTGGAGGTCGTTCCGCTCGCTTTTGAGGGTCTCCAGCCGCGAGCGTTTCTCCTCCAGCTCGTCCTTGACCTCCTGAAACTCCTCGCCGACCTCGTCGATCCGTTGTTGTACCTCGGCGAGTTCGGACTCCTTCTCGGCGATGTCGGCCTTGACGTTTGACTTGGCGACTTTCGTCTCGCGGATATCGCTTTCGAGGTCGTCGATGGTCTCCTGCTTGCGGTCGATCTGAACGAACGCCTGCCGGCGCTCGTTCTCCGCGGCCTCGACGGTCTCCTCGGCGGATTCGATTTTGTCCTCTAATCTGGAGATGTCGCCTTTGATCTCCTCGATCTCGCGCTTGATGGCGAGCTGTTCGTCCTCGCCCTTGCGCTCGATCTCCCCGTTGAGTTCGTGGAGTTCGTCTTCCAGTCGGATGACCGCGCCTTGGCGCTCGTCGAGTTCCGTCTGGAGCTCCGTGAGCTCGGATTCCAGCTCGTCGATAGCCTCCTCGACGGCCGCCAGTTCCTCGCGCTTGTCTTCGAGTTCGGCGGCCTTGCGGTACCCCTCGTACTCCTCTTTCTCGTCGCGGAGATCCTGATACTTGAGCGCCGTTTCCCGCTCGTCTTCGAGCTGGTCGAGACGCTCCTGCTTTTCCTCGATGCGGAGTTCGGCCTCGTCGATTCGCTCTTGGACGACTTCCAGCTCGTCGAAGGCGTCGGCCTTCTTCGCGTCGAACTGGGCGACGCCGGCGATTTCGTCGATAATCTCCCGACGGGAGCCGGCGGTCATGTTGATGATCTCGGTCACGTCGCCCTGCATGACGACGTTGTACCCCTCCGGCGTCACGCCGGCCTGTGCGAGCAGGTCCTGAATGTCTGAGAGGTTGACCGAGCGGCCGTTGATGTAGTAGTAGGAGTAGTAGTTGTCCTCGGTCTCCTTGACGCGGCGCTTGATGGCGATTTCGTCCACGTCGCCCACGTCTTCGGTACCGGCGGCGTTGACGACCTGTGATCGTGACAGCGTCCGGTCATCGTTGGCCAGAATTACCTCGACGCTGGCCTGCCGCTCGCCGTCGTACTCGGCGTCTTCGTCGGCGTGGCCGGGGTTGTAGATGAGGTCAGTGAGTTTCTCGGCGCGGATACCCGAAGTGCGAGCGAGTCCGAGCGCGAACAGTATCGCGTCGATGATGTTGGACTTGCCCGAGCCGTTCGGGCCGCTAATGGTAGTGAAATCTTCGTAAAACGGGATTCGGGTCTTACGCCCGAAGCTCTTGAAATTGTCGAGGACGAGCTCTTTGATATGCATGCGGTGGTGTGGCCGACAGCCCTACGCGACGATGATGTCGGACTCCGAGTCCTCCTCGGTCTCAGCCTCCGACGCGGCCTCGGCTTCCTCCCTGTTATCAACCTCGTTGGTATCCTCGGTGTTAGGTGTGTCGGCCTCCGACGTGGTGGCGGCCGATGCCTCCGAGTCGGACTCGTCGGCGCTGAATCCGTTGTCTTCGTCAACGCTGGCTTCGAGTTCGCGGATGCGGACCTTGCATTCGACGAGTTCGTCGGTCAGCCCTTCGACCGACGCTTCCAGTTCTCTGACGCGCGTTTCGAGTTCCTCGACTCGGTTGCCGCACATATCCGTTACCCAGCCAGTCTGGACACTTATACCTACGTCAGACATTGGCAGTTCGAGTGATACGTCCGCTCCGGTCGGAGATGTCCGGACCGATTAGACGGGGTCGTTAGCCTTTAGCCACGCGCCACCGAACCACGGCTAATGACTGCACAAGCGTCCGAGTCCCGCGAACTCGCGGCCGTCATCGGGCTGGAGGTCCACGTCCAGCTCGAGACGGAGACGAAGATCTTCTGTGGCTGTTCGACCGATGTGGCCGACGCCGAACCCAACACCCACACTTGTCCGGTGTGTCTGGGCCTGCCCGGCGCGCTCCCGGTGGTCAACGAGGGCGCGGTCGAGGCCGCCGTCAAGGTCGGCAAGGCCATCGACGCCGACATCCCGGAAGAGACGACGTTCCACCGGAAGAACTACTACTACCCTGACCTTCCGAAGAACTTCCAGATAACCCAGTACGACTCGCCCATCTGCCAAGACGGTGAACTCGAATTCAGCGTCGAGAGCGAGCGCCGCAGCGTCGACATCCGCCGAGCACACCTCGAAGAGGACCCCGGCTCCATCAAACACGTCCGCGAGGGCACGGGTCCGCTTGAATCCCGGACCTGTTCCATCGAGCGCGCGGACTACACGCTCATCGACTACAACCGCGCCGGCACGCCGCTGATGGAGATCGTCACCGAACCGGATTTCCGCGCACCGGGTGAGGTGCGGTCGTTCCTCGAAAAGCTCGAAGAAGTATTGGAATACCTCGGCGTGTTCGACGCGACGCGGGACGGCAGCCTCCGCATCGACGCGAACCTCTCGATGGTCGACGCCAGCGAAGTGAACGAGGACGGCGACATCGACGAGTCCGTGCTCGAAGACGCTAACCGTACCGAGGTCAAGAACATCTCCAGCCACAAGGGCGCGGAGCAGGCACTCTCCTTCGAAGCGTCCCGCCAGCGGAAGCTCATCCAGTCGGGACGCGCCGTCGAGCAGGAGACTCGCCACTTCAACGAAACGCACGGCAACACGGTGTCGATGCGCTCGAAGGAGGAAGAGAAGGACTACCGCTACTTCCGGGAGGCAGACCTGCCGCCCCTGCGAGTCAGCCACTGGAAAGACGAGGTCCCGATCCCGGAACTCCCCGACGCCCGCCGCCAGCGGTTCGTCGACGAATACGGTCTGAGCGAGGAAGCCGCCTCGAAGCTCACGAGCACGAAACAGGTCGCGGACTTCTTCGAGGACGTGGCCGAGCGCTTCGACGCTGATCTGGCCGCGACGTGGGTCGCCGACAATCTGCTCGGAGAACTGAACTACCGCGACATGGCCATCACTGACATCGATGACCGCTTCGACGAGGTGACCCGACTCGTGGCACTTGTCTCGGAGGACGAGATTACCGCGAAAAACGCCCACGAAACGGTCTTGCGGGAGATGCTCGATACGGGCGATGACCCCGACACTGTCGTCGACCGCGAGGGACTGGGCAAGACCTCCGGCGACGAGGTCCAGCAGGCTGTCAAAGAGGCTATCGACGAGAACCCCGACGCCGTCGAGGACTACCACAGCGGCGAGGACGGTGCACTCAATTTCCTCGTCGGGCAAGTCATGCAAAAGACCGGCGGGAGCGCCGACCCCGGCGACGTGAACGGGCTGCTACGCGAGGAACTGGAGAGCTAAGACAGCGTCTGAATCAGGCTGAGCGGTGCGGTGGTGAGTCTGCAGTGCTGCAGTTATCGCTGTGGCCAGTCGTCTGGCAGTTCATCAGCGTGGTTCTCGAACAGTTCGAGCATCGGTTCGATTTCGTCGAATCGCTGGCCCCGCGATACCTCATCGGCCGCTCGGTCCCAGTCGATGTACGCTAAACTGGCCAGACGCGGCAAGTCGTCGTGGCGGAGTTCGGTTTCAGTATTTCTGGCCCCGGCACTTCTGGGCAGAAAGTCGACAATTGGCCGTGGACTACTCTGTTTTAGCATGAACAGAATCATTCGCCGACGGCGGGTAAACAACGCCTCAAACACCCGGTCCATCCCTGGGTCCCATATCACGTCCGGGATAGAGGATTCCATCCTGTAACAAGAGACATACTATTGATGATAAATGTCACGATACCGCCGCTTCCTTGCCGAATTGATCCTGAATCTTACAGGTTCATCTGATTTGAGGGGGTGGCCGGATAGCCGCTACGCTGAGTCGCGTGCTACGATTCGCTCGACGTGTTCGACTCGACCCGCTCACGCTGCTCGCCCGGGATAATCGCAGGGTCTTTCCACAGCAGCGTCACGAATATCGCAGCGGCGAGTGCTTCGAGGGTCTTGATAGCTGATTCGGTCGGTTCCGTGTTGAAATGGTCCAGTATCAGCAGGGCAGTGCTCCCGCCGTGGTGGCCGCCGCCACCGGACGATGGTGCAGAGAACCCTGAAACGAGGAAGGCACCGTGTCCAGTGGCGTGCCAGAACACCCAGCCGGCGATGGATGCGATCATGAGGACTGTCCCGGCGATGTAGGCGTTCCGCAGGCCGATGATCTCTCTGGTGATGAGATACGGCCCAGCGAGCAACACCGCGGCGAAGGCGACAAACAGGAAGGGGCGAGGGTCCGGCGGGAGCCCCCGTCCGAAGAGTCCCTCAATCGCCTGCGCGTAGATGATACTTCGCGGGAGGCCCCACCAGAGGTGAAACGCCGCCGTCGCGAAGACGAGCGCGGCGGCGGTTCCGCGGAGGAGTTTGGTCGTCCGGCGATTCATACCGGCAGTGGGGGTGGCAGTGGCAAGAGTGCATCGAAGTGATAAGTGCCGCCCTGACCGGCGGCAGCGCGGGACTGGTATTGACTGTTCGTCCGAGGGGGATACCGGATTTGTAGGGGCTACCTCCGCGCGAGCGCGAGCGGCCCCGCAAGCGCCCGCACACCCGCGCTGTCGCCTGATTTTCCCGAAAGCCTTTAGAACAACTGACTCCGTACCGACGGGTAATGACAGCAACAGGTGGTGTCTGATGCGGCTGATTATCACCGAGAAGGACAACGCCGCCCGCCGCATCGCGGAGATCCTCTCTGAGGGGAGCGCGTCCGCGAGCCGGCAAAACGGCGTCAACGTCTATCGGTGGGGAAACACCCGCGTGGTCGGCCTCTCCGGGCACGTCGTCGGCGTCGACTTCCCCAAGGAGTACAACGACTGGCGCGACGTTGAGCCGGTCGAGCTCATCGACGCCGACGTGACGAAAGAGCCCACACAAGAGAACATCGTCACGACGTTGAAGCAACTGGCCCGTGAGGCCGACGAGGCCACCATCGCAACAGACTACG
The Haloarcula sp. CBA1129 genome window above contains:
- a CDS encoding segregation/condensation protein A is translated as MTSESPRGSEQSSGDRGEPRDDEKTDDQADDIPLNITGHEDREPPGESGDAAALLGDDPDPSGGMTERDSVEGEATADDSDDEDVEPVEVLVQLADDGEIDPWDIDVVRVTDKFLDRIDDADLRTSGRALFYASVLIRMKSDAMLGEGETEEEPAEPWEQAMHEDAPIEEPDPFAALESEMDRRLERRRARGMPQTLDELVRDLRDAERESWWKESREYDTSDSPSGFDRGTQELDYRGADDMRLDEEPSAADVTGTAHAENIDDIIADVHDAVREQYDQGREEVLYREVDTAGGTRVETFLGLLFLAHRGQVRLQQDDLFGDLWIQDPSAATGSDEAVAD
- the gatB gene encoding Asp-tRNA(Asn)/Glu-tRNA(Gln) amidotransferase subunit GatB is translated as MTAQASESRELAAVIGLEVHVQLETETKIFCGCSTDVADAEPNTHTCPVCLGLPGALPVVNEGAVEAAVKVGKAIDADIPEETTFHRKNYYYPDLPKNFQITQYDSPICQDGELEFSVESERRSVDIRRAHLEEDPGSIKHVREGTGPLESRTCSIERADYTLIDYNRAGTPLMEIVTEPDFRAPGEVRSFLEKLEEVLEYLGVFDATRDGSLRIDANLSMVDASEVNEDGDIDESVLEDANRTEVKNISSHKGAEQALSFEASRQRKLIQSGRAVEQETRHFNETHGNTVSMRSKEEEKDYRYFREADLPPLRVSHWKDEVPIPELPDARRQRFVDEYGLSEEAASKLTSTKQVADFFEDVAERFDADLAATWVADNLLGELNYRDMAITDIDDRFDEVTRLVALVSEDEITAKNAHETVLREMLDTGDDPDTVVDREGLGKTSGDEVQQAVKEAIDENPDAVEDYHSGEDGALNFLVGQVMQKTGGSADPGDVNGLLREELES
- the smc gene encoding chromosome segregation protein SMC, with the translated sequence MHIKELVLDNFKSFGRKTRIPFYEDFTTISGPNGSGKSNIIDAILFALGLARTSGIRAEKLTDLIYNPGHADEDAEYDGERQASVEVILANDDRTLSRSQVVNAAGTEDVGDVDEIAIKRRVKETEDNYYSYYYINGRSVNLSDIQDLLAQAGVTPEGYNVVMQGDVTEIINMTAGSRREIIDEIAGVAQFDAKKADAFDELEVVQERIDEAELRIEEKQERLDQLEDERETALKYQDLRDEKEEYEGYRKAAELEDKREELAAVEEAIDELESELTELQTELDERQGAVIRLEDELHELNGEIERKGEDEQLAIKREIEEIKGDISRLEDKIESAEETVEAAENERRQAFVQIDRKQETIDDLESDIRETKVAKSNVKADIAEKESELAEVQQRIDEVGEEFQEVKDELEEKRSRLETLKSERNDLQREQDRLLDEARRRSNAEDEKREAIEDAEAEIPDLEADIEDLQTELEKAEKNKATIGEVVDDLRAEKRELQSDLDDLEDEISAKQQEYAQLEAKAGEDGDSSYGRAVTAILNAGQDGVHGTVGQLGGVDPEYATACETAAGGRLAHVVVDDDNVGQRCIEYLKSRSAGRATFLPITQMQNRSLGSLPSADGVIDFAYNLVDFDREYAGIFSYVLGDTVVVDSMDTARDLMGDYRMVTLDGDLVEKSGAMTGGSSSGTRYSFSGGAGKLERVATRINELEDERADVREDLRDVEERLDDARDRESDATEQVRDIETSIERKQSALEDTRDRIEQLEADLEEIAAEREDVADQMDELEADIEAKNEEIDALQSDIDDLEAEVEDSELPDLTDQRESIKDDIDALEDRQDELDAELNEYELEKQYAEEAIEDLHDDIEAAQNRKAEHEERIDALETKVAEKQELQAEKEQAVADLEEELAELKSEREDLKADLQEAKEARDEQQAAVSEIERDLESEQETQERLEWEIDELEAQVGDYDPEDVPDHETVEQEIDRLETEMEKLEPVNMRAIEEYDRVDDDLQELEDKKATLVEEADGIRERIDTYEARKKETFMESYTEINDQFQNIFERLSNGTGHLHLEDEDDPFEGGLTMKAQPGDKPIQRLNAMSGGEKSLTALAFIFAIQRHNPAPFYALDEVDAFLDAANADLVGELVDELAGDAQFVVVSHRSAMLERSERAIGVMMQGDNVSAVTGIDLSGDGDGDEEVPADD